The Methylomusa anaerophila genome has a segment encoding these proteins:
- a CDS encoding ribosome maturation factor RimP, translating to MAREKIEEAVEKIVNDIIAGTGLEVVDVEYIKEREWYLRIFLDKEKGIELDDCQWVSERVEAKLDELDIIKERYYLEVSSPGLDRPLKKNRDYVRHKGDKVEIKTYEPVDGQKVLIGTLVDLIDDIITINIGGAEVHLPKEKVAQVRLHIDF from the coding sequence TTGGCCAGAGAAAAAATTGAAGAAGCTGTAGAAAAAATCGTCAATGATATTATTGCTGGAACCGGGCTTGAGGTTGTGGATGTTGAGTACATAAAGGAACGAGAATGGTACTTAAGGATTTTTTTAGATAAAGAAAAAGGTATTGAATTAGATGACTGCCAGTGGGTAAGTGAGCGGGTGGAAGCCAAATTGGATGAACTTGACATTATTAAAGAAAGATATTATTTAGAGGTCTCTTCGCCAGGTTTGGATCGTCCTCTCAAAAAAAATCGCGATTATGTTCGCCATAAAGGGGACAAAGTGGAGATAAAGACCTATGAACCTGTAGATGGACAGAAAGTTCTTATCGGAACGCTGGTAGATTTGATTGACGACATTATTACAATTAATATCGGCGGGGCCGAAGTACACCTTCCTAAAGAAAAAGTGGCGCAGGTCAGACTCCATATCGACTTTTAA
- a CDS encoding PolC-type DNA polymerase III, which translates to MSSYCVIPEGISNLYQFIAGLELNIVDSGYEALRSARISKVEINTEYGSSGSWKIFLNVQKNIPDSILAPAEKYLCSRCGLSKVAFVQQLGDLAAYLSQCWTEFVGQVSQDNPAVRHILLNASFSFDGEILSIETVGNLSAAIVADRGIDHTIKSFILREYGRICEIRFTNSGLAEIPDDCESSLMTPEYVEALSENSAPNKVRNNDSPVIFGRNIRNISDAGQQTISSIQDEVRNVVIVGQIMNLEGKELRSGRFLLTYDLIDNTDGISNKVFFDNEEQFKKVSAVIKNGLYVKVKGTVQFDKFSNELVLFTDSMCRVERVEREDTCETPRIELHAHTRMSTLDAVVSIKSLIKTAAKWGHPAVAITDHGVVQAFPEAHEEAIEAGIKIIYGMEGYLFDEDINQARHIVILARNNIGLRNLYRLVSISHLRYLHRTPRIPRAVLNEYREGLILGSACEAGELIQAIVNGAPDEHLLAIAGFYDYLEIQPIKNNEFLVRKGKIANQDGLRQINIKVCELAARLNKPVVATCDVHFLNPEDEIYRRILMAGQGFDDADNQPPLYFRTTQEMLEEFSYLGTQLAFQAVVENPRLINDMVESIKPIPDELYSPQIPGAEEEIKSMSYQNAEALYGSPLPAIVAERLEYELNSIINNGFAVLYLIAHKLVKKSMDDGYLVGSRGSVGSSFVATMTGITEVNPLPPHWRCPNCKNSEFITDGSYGGGFDLPDKVCSKCQTLMVKNGHNIPFAVFMGFHGDKVPDIDLNFSGDYQPVAHKYTEELFGKDNVFRAGTIATIAEKTAYGFVKNYCAEKGIVARNAHIDRLVAGCTGVKRTTGQHPGGIMVVPRDMDVHHFTPIQFPADDKNSSTITTHFDYHSISSRLVKLDILGHDDPTVIKMLEDLTGIDAKSLPFDDRETMSLFSSTEVLKLTAEQLGSTVGTFGIPEFGTKFVRQMLEDTKPKTFSELVRISGFSHGTDVWLNNAQDLIKSGTVRLSEAISTRDDIMVYLIHKGVEPQTAFKIMEGVRKGKGVKPDDVEKMRAKNVPEWYIESCQKIKYMFPKAHAVAYVMMAFRIAYCKVHYPLAFYASYFTVRATEFDAGLIIQGEGALRAKLLEFEQKGNAMTAKEKGLQTIVEMALEMYLRGYTFRRVDLYTSDATKFIIADDGLLPPLASLQGLGDAAAHNIAEARRKKPFSSLEDLRSRARISRAVIDILKEHGCLHDMDETDQIMLFA; encoded by the coding sequence ATGTCTAGCTATTGTGTAATTCCTGAAGGAATATCGAATTTATATCAATTTATCGCAGGACTTGAACTTAATATTGTAGATTCGGGGTACGAGGCCTTACGGTCTGCCAGAATCAGTAAGGTTGAAATCAATACGGAATATGGCAGTTCAGGATCATGGAAGATTTTTCTTAATGTTCAAAAAAATATTCCGGATTCGATTTTAGCGCCGGCAGAAAAATACCTTTGCAGTCGTTGTGGATTGTCAAAAGTAGCATTCGTTCAACAACTTGGGGATTTAGCGGCGTATCTGTCTCAATGCTGGACTGAGTTTGTCGGTCAAGTATCTCAAGATAATCCGGCTGTGCGACATATTTTGTTAAATGCCTCATTCAGCTTTGACGGCGAAATTTTGTCAATTGAAACAGTTGGTAATTTATCGGCAGCAATTGTGGCCGACCGTGGCATTGATCATACCATAAAATCCTTTATCCTGCGTGAGTATGGTCGCATTTGTGAAATACGTTTTACCAACTCAGGACTGGCCGAAATTCCTGATGATTGTGAGTCTTCTCTCATGACTCCCGAATATGTGGAGGCTTTATCTGAAAATTCCGCTCCGAATAAAGTGAGGAATAATGACAGTCCGGTCATCTTTGGGCGTAATATCCGCAACATTAGTGATGCCGGACAACAAACAATCAGTTCAATTCAGGATGAAGTCCGCAATGTGGTTATTGTAGGCCAGATTATGAATTTGGAAGGGAAAGAGCTACGCTCAGGCCGCTTCTTACTTACTTATGATCTTATTGATAATACTGACGGTATAAGCAATAAAGTATTTTTTGACAATGAAGAGCAATTTAAAAAAGTATCGGCAGTTATCAAAAACGGACTATACGTAAAAGTGAAGGGAACCGTTCAGTTTGATAAGTTTTCCAATGAACTTGTTTTGTTTACAGACAGCATGTGCCGGGTAGAACGGGTGGAGAGAGAGGATACCTGTGAAACCCCGCGGATCGAACTTCATGCGCACACTAGGATGAGCACTTTGGACGCCGTAGTATCTATCAAAAGTTTAATCAAAACAGCGGCTAAGTGGGGCCATCCGGCTGTAGCCATTACTGACCACGGGGTAGTTCAAGCCTTTCCGGAAGCCCACGAAGAAGCGATTGAAGCTGGGATTAAAATTATTTATGGTATGGAAGGTTACCTTTTTGATGAAGATATTAATCAAGCCCGGCATATTGTAATCTTAGCGAGAAATAATATTGGCTTGCGCAACTTATATCGACTGGTTTCTATATCCCATTTAAGATATCTGCATCGCACTCCCCGCATTCCCAGGGCAGTCTTAAACGAGTACCGGGAGGGACTCATTTTGGGATCTGCCTGTGAAGCCGGCGAATTAATACAGGCCATTGTAAACGGTGCACCGGACGAACACTTGCTGGCGATAGCCGGCTTTTATGATTATCTGGAAATCCAACCTATTAAAAATAATGAATTTTTAGTTCGCAAAGGAAAAATTGCCAATCAAGATGGTTTGCGGCAAATCAATATAAAAGTTTGTGAATTGGCAGCTAGATTGAATAAACCGGTAGTGGCAACCTGTGATGTTCATTTTTTGAATCCTGAAGATGAGATTTATCGCCGAATTCTAATGGCAGGCCAAGGATTTGATGACGCCGATAATCAGCCGCCGCTTTATTTTCGGACAACGCAAGAGATGCTTGAAGAGTTCAGCTATCTTGGGACCCAATTGGCATTTCAGGCTGTAGTGGAAAACCCCCGTCTAATTAATGATATGGTGGAATCCATTAAACCCATTCCGGACGAACTTTATTCGCCCCAGATACCAGGCGCGGAAGAGGAAATAAAGTCCATGTCTTACCAAAACGCCGAGGCTTTGTACGGCAGTCCCCTGCCGGCAATAGTGGCTGAGCGTTTGGAGTATGAATTGAACTCAATTATTAATAACGGTTTTGCGGTTTTATATCTAATCGCTCACAAACTGGTAAAGAAATCAATGGATGATGGTTATCTGGTTGGTTCCCGGGGTTCTGTCGGTTCATCCTTTGTTGCTACCATGACCGGCATCACGGAAGTAAATCCTTTACCGCCACACTGGCGCTGTCCTAACTGTAAGAACAGTGAATTTATCACCGATGGCAGTTACGGCGGCGGCTTTGATTTGCCTGATAAGGTGTGTTCAAAGTGTCAAACTCTGATGGTAAAAAACGGGCATAACATTCCTTTTGCGGTATTTATGGGATTTCATGGCGACAAAGTACCTGATATTGACCTCAATTTTTCCGGGGATTATCAACCGGTTGCCCACAAATATACAGAAGAATTGTTTGGAAAAGATAACGTATTTAGAGCTGGAACTATCGCGACTATTGCGGAAAAAACCGCGTATGGCTTTGTTAAAAACTATTGCGCCGAAAAGGGGATTGTAGCTAGAAACGCACATATTGACCGATTGGTCGCAGGCTGCACAGGGGTAAAACGTACAACCGGTCAGCATCCGGGGGGGATTATGGTTGTTCCGAGAGATATGGACGTGCACCATTTTACTCCTATTCAATTTCCTGCCGACGATAAGAATTCATCTACCATCACGACGCACTTCGATTATCATTCTATTAGCAGCAGGTTAGTTAAATTGGACATTTTAGGACATGACGATCCTACGGTAATAAAAATGCTGGAAGATCTGACCGGCATTGATGCAAAATCACTGCCGTTTGACGATAGGGAAACAATGAGTTTATTTTCATCGACTGAGGTGCTAAAGCTTACAGCGGAGCAACTGGGCAGTACGGTGGGGACCTTTGGGATTCCCGAATTTGGCACTAAATTTGTCCGTCAAATGCTTGAAGATACTAAACCGAAAACATTCAGTGAGCTAGTTCGTATTAGTGGTTTTTCCCATGGTACAGATGTTTGGCTGAATAATGCTCAGGATTTGATAAAGAGTGGTACGGTCAGGCTTTCCGAGGCCATTTCTACCCGTGATGATATTATGGTTTATCTCATTCATAAAGGTGTAGAACCGCAAACTGCTTTTAAAATAATGGAGGGCGTACGCAAAGGAAAAGGAGTCAAACCGGACGATGTAGAAAAGATGCGGGCTAAAAATGTTCCGGAGTGGTACATTGAGTCCTGCCAAAAAATTAAATATATGTTTCCCAAAGCCCATGCCGTTGCTTATGTTATGATGGCATTTCGTATTGCTTATTGCAAGGTCCACTACCCGCTTGCTTTTTATGCTTCCTATTTTACCGTTCGGGCAACGGAATTTGACGCCGGCCTTATTATTCAAGGTGAAGGTGCCTTAAGGGCTAAGTTATTGGAATTTGAGCAAAAAGGCAATGCTATGACGGCTAAGGAAAAAGGTCTGCAGACAATTGTGGAGATGGCACTTGAGATGTATTTAAGGGGTTATACATTCCGGCGAGTAGACTTATATACCTCAGACGCAACAAAGTTCATCATAGCTGATGATGGGCTTTTGCCGCCGCTTGCGTCACTGCAGGGACTTGGAGATGCGGCGGCTCACAATATCGCTGAAGCCCGGCGGAAAAAACCTTTTTCATCTTTGGAAGATTTACGTTCACGGGCCCGAATATCGAGGGCAGTCATCGACATACTGAAAGAACATGGCTGTTTGCACGATATGGATGAAACAGACCAAATTATGTTGTTTGCATGA